A single genomic interval of Arthrobacter globiformis harbors:
- a CDS encoding DUF7059 domain-containing protein codes for MTEPTHFTAGNIPDAPRSDLPDLLQALASDLRAVGYTLEGVADLLGDSAYAALNRDQLIPALIATEAAAAGEPRTAALAAVVRFWLLAVPQEAGVLDAALPRTRSEGLVALGLAKITGTEAAAESDLRPYGWDSGGNGGVEIWVASDLAAHQRPGVLRHDHVLGIGQASTTLVQTTIRRDAERALDLGTGCGIQTFHLLQHSGHVTATDISERALAFTRFNLLLNAEALAIDPERPEERVSLRVGSLLEPVASEAFDLVVSNPPFVITPRTAGEAAADQFTYRDGGLPGDDIVASLIRSLPDVLAPGGTAQLLGNWEIPEGSAWDERPQSWAGPDTDAWFIQREQVGPEQYAETWLQDASETRDRRHYQEAYAAYLEDFASRNVGGIGFGMVFLRRPAGERRIRRFEEITYPIEQPVGPHLAAAVERADWLAAHDVTAAHLLVAEDVTEERHQRPGAEHPGVILLRQGAGLRRTNLLSTELAGFVSACDGDLTAGQIIGALEALLGGTEGFDGDTFRSGLLTEVANLVRDGFLLPVESD; via the coding sequence GTGACCGAACCAACGCACTTCACCGCCGGCAACATTCCCGACGCACCGCGCAGCGATCTGCCCGACCTCCTGCAGGCCCTGGCCTCGGACCTTCGCGCGGTGGGCTACACCCTCGAGGGCGTGGCGGACCTGCTGGGGGACTCGGCGTACGCGGCCCTGAACCGGGACCAGCTCATCCCGGCACTGATCGCGACTGAAGCAGCAGCCGCCGGCGAGCCACGCACCGCGGCGCTGGCCGCCGTCGTGCGTTTCTGGCTACTGGCCGTTCCGCAGGAAGCGGGGGTGCTCGACGCCGCGCTGCCGCGGACCCGCTCCGAAGGCCTGGTGGCTCTTGGCCTGGCGAAAATCACGGGGACCGAGGCTGCTGCCGAATCGGACCTGCGCCCCTACGGCTGGGACTCGGGCGGGAACGGCGGCGTCGAAATCTGGGTGGCCAGCGACCTCGCCGCGCACCAGCGGCCCGGCGTCCTCAGGCACGACCACGTTCTGGGCATCGGGCAGGCATCCACCACCCTTGTCCAGACCACCATCCGCCGCGATGCCGAAAGAGCACTGGACCTTGGCACCGGCTGCGGCATCCAGACCTTCCATCTCCTGCAGCACAGCGGCCACGTCACCGCCACTGACATCTCGGAGCGCGCACTCGCATTCACTCGCTTCAACCTCCTGCTCAATGCTGAAGCCCTGGCCATTGATCCGGAACGGCCGGAAGAGCGGGTGAGCCTGCGGGTCGGATCGCTCCTCGAGCCTGTTGCCAGCGAGGCTTTTGACCTCGTCGTGTCCAATCCGCCCTTCGTTATCACACCGCGCACAGCGGGGGAGGCCGCGGCCGACCAGTTCACCTACCGCGACGGCGGCCTGCCGGGCGACGACATCGTCGCGTCGCTCATCCGCTCCCTGCCTGACGTGCTTGCCCCGGGCGGAACAGCCCAGCTTCTGGGAAACTGGGAAATCCCGGAGGGTTCGGCGTGGGACGAGCGGCCGCAAAGCTGGGCCGGTCCGGACACTGACGCGTGGTTCATCCAGCGCGAACAGGTGGGGCCGGAGCAGTACGCCGAGACCTGGCTGCAGGATGCCTCCGAAACCCGGGACCGCCGGCACTATCAGGAGGCCTACGCCGCGTACCTGGAGGACTTCGCGTCGCGGAATGTCGGCGGCATCGGCTTCGGCATGGTCTTCCTGCGCCGGCCGGCCGGTGAACGGCGGATCCGCCGGTTCGAAGAGATCACCTACCCGATCGAACAGCCGGTCGGCCCCCACCTGGCGGCAGCGGTGGAACGGGCCGACTGGCTGGCGGCCCACGACGTGACCGCGGCCCACCTTCTTGTGGCCGAGGACGTCACCGAGGAGCGGCACCAGCGCCCCGGTGCCGAACACCCCGGCGTCATCCTGCTGCGCCAGGGAGCGGGCCTCCGCCGCACCAACCTGCTGAGCACCGAACTGGCGGGCTTTGTCTCCGCGTGCGACGGCGACCTGACCGCCGGACAGATTATCGGCGCCCTTGAGGCGCTGCTGGGCGGAACGGAGGGGTTCGACGGCGACACCTTCCGGTCTGGTCTGCTCACGGAAGTGGCCAATCTGGTCCGGGACGGATTCCTGCTGCCTGTTGAGTCGGACTGA
- a CDS encoding ArsR/SmtB family transcription factor has translation MSTDALSPGPQPEAAPRRRNRPGKKVEITDPKAIRALAHAARLEVISELYSTQSSRTATELAQQTGLTPSAMSYHLRALQKWGIVVPAEASADARERRWKAAGTDFAINSGGAVAGPDFAVIDLELDAFRRRASAYARTRDEQRQRGESAEPASAVLLANNLLYLTAEQRKELTERVFELLRDYELEDPNRIPPGAERIATMWSMIPDDRTLPEASGGHGGT, from the coding sequence GTGAGTACTGACGCGCTGTCCCCGGGACCGCAGCCGGAAGCCGCGCCGCGCCGCAGGAACCGGCCGGGAAAGAAGGTGGAAATCACCGACCCCAAGGCGATCCGGGCCCTGGCCCATGCCGCCCGCCTGGAAGTCATTTCCGAGCTGTACTCCACACAGTCCAGCCGCACGGCCACGGAACTCGCCCAGCAGACCGGGCTCACCCCCAGCGCGATGAGCTACCACCTGCGGGCACTGCAGAAGTGGGGCATCGTGGTCCCGGCCGAGGCGTCGGCCGACGCGCGGGAACGCCGGTGGAAGGCGGCGGGCACGGACTTTGCGATCAACTCCGGCGGGGCGGTGGCCGGTCCGGACTTCGCGGTGATCGACCTCGAACTGGACGCATTCCGGCGCCGCGCCAGCGCTTACGCCCGGACCCGCGACGAACAGCGCCAACGCGGTGAGTCCGCCGAGCCGGCGTCGGCGGTGCTGCTCGCCAACAACCTTCTCTATCTGACGGCCGAGCAGCGCAAGGAACTGACGGAAAGGGTCTTTGAGCTGCTCCGGGACTACGAGCTGGAGGATCCCAACCGCATTCCGCCGGGCGCCGAGCGGATCGCCACAATGTGGTCAATGATTCCGGACGACCGTACCCTGCCGGAGGCCTCCGGGGGCCACGGCGGCACCTGA
- a CDS encoding Ppx/GppA phosphatase family protein, which produces MRLGVLDIGSNTVHLLLVDAHPGARPVPFASHKRPLSLVQYLDEEGNITDAGQHELTEFVLEAWEFAARHKADDLLAFCTSAIREATNGPAVLARVKHETTVTLQELTGSEEASMTFFAVRRWYGWGAGPVLNFDIGGGSFEMALGQDELPELATSVPLGASRLTRDWLHEDPPSAKSVKELRRYIRATLRPVVRNFNEVGRANVLAGTSKTFRSLARIAGAAPSAAGPYVKRDLNRTDLGIWAQRISAMKSEDRLHLPGVSEARANQLLAGALVAEAALELFEYKKIKICPWALREGLILRRLDQLVVDGPLEPAPHVGVPQVAALPAI; this is translated from the coding sequence ATGCGGCTAGGCGTCCTCGATATCGGTTCCAACACTGTCCACCTCCTGCTGGTGGATGCCCACCCCGGCGCGCGACCTGTGCCTTTCGCCTCGCACAAGCGCCCCCTCTCGTTGGTGCAGTACCTCGATGAGGAAGGGAACATCACCGACGCGGGCCAGCACGAGCTCACGGAGTTCGTGCTCGAGGCCTGGGAGTTCGCGGCGCGGCACAAGGCCGACGACCTGCTGGCCTTCTGCACGTCAGCCATTCGCGAGGCCACCAACGGACCCGCGGTGCTGGCGCGGGTGAAGCACGAGACCACTGTGACGCTGCAGGAACTCACGGGCAGCGAGGAAGCGTCCATGACGTTTTTCGCCGTCCGCCGTTGGTATGGCTGGGGCGCCGGCCCCGTCCTGAACTTCGATATTGGCGGCGGTTCCTTCGAAATGGCGCTGGGGCAGGACGAGCTGCCGGAACTGGCAACCTCCGTGCCCCTTGGCGCGAGCCGGCTGACCCGGGACTGGCTGCACGAGGATCCGCCCTCCGCAAAAAGCGTCAAGGAGCTGCGCCGCTATATCAGGGCCACCCTCAGGCCGGTGGTCCGCAACTTCAACGAGGTGGGCAGGGCGAACGTCCTGGCTGGCACCTCGAAGACCTTTCGCTCCCTGGCACGGATCGCCGGGGCAGCCCCCAGCGCCGCCGGCCCGTACGTGAAGCGCGACCTGAACCGCACGGACCTCGGCATCTGGGCACAGCGGATCTCTGCCATGAAGTCCGAAGACCGGCTGCACCTGCCGGGCGTCTCCGAGGCCCGCGCCAACCAGCTCCTTGCCGGTGCGCTGGTGGCTGAAGCGGCCCTGGAACTCTTTGAGTACAAAAAGATCAAGATCTGCCCATGGGCGCTCCGCGAGGGCCTCATCCTCCGCCGGCTCGACCAGCTGGTCGTCGACGGCCCGCTTGAACCTGCACCGCACGTGGGTGTCCCGCAGGTCGCCGCGCTGCCCGCCATCTAG
- a CDS encoding SseB family protein, with product MTEQPEPADTTPLNDLEEKLAQGGQPDADPVDVILSFLNNEVYIISSDALEGEDSQVEPLVLGNADGQPVLAVFSHPSRVDTQYLEAAPNVLGTQGAAIIANIGDELGMVINPGAAYGFEINPEGIANIKRDFKRADDVDPDPAGLEGE from the coding sequence ATGACTGAACAGCCGGAACCCGCAGACACCACGCCGCTGAACGACCTTGAGGAGAAGCTGGCCCAGGGCGGCCAGCCGGACGCCGATCCGGTGGACGTCATCCTGTCTTTCCTCAACAACGAGGTCTACATCATCAGTTCCGACGCGCTTGAGGGCGAGGACTCCCAGGTTGAGCCGCTGGTGCTGGGCAACGCGGACGGCCAACCTGTCCTTGCAGTGTTTTCGCACCCCAGCAGGGTGGACACACAGTACCTGGAGGCTGCCCCGAACGTGCTGGGCACGCAGGGCGCGGCAATCATCGCCAACATCGGCGATGAGCTGGGGATGGTCATCAATCCGGGTGCTGCGTACGGCTTCGAGATCAACCCCGAGGGCATCGCCAACATCAAGCGCGACTTCAAGCGCGCCGATGACGTGGACCCCGACCCTGCGGGCCTCGAAGGCGAGTAG
- the topA gene encoding type I DNA topoisomerase has translation MPSKAKTGKKLVIVESPAKSKTIAKYLGEGFIVEASIGHIRDLPQPSELPADLKKTSLGKFAVDVENDFKPYYVVSPDKKKKVAELKAQLKDADALYLATDGDREGEAIAWHLLEVLKPKVPVYRMTFGEITKEAIHRAMDNLRDVDAALVDAQETRRILDRLYGYEISPVLWRKVARGLSAGRVQSVVTRMVVDRERERMAFKAASYWDLTGQFGADAGSFKAKLAAVDGAKVATGRDFNDDGELTSRNVAHLNEELATSLAAALQDADFRVRSLDTKPYTRRPAAPFTTSTLQQEAGRKLRFSSKSTMQVAQRLYENGYITYMRTDSSALSDEAVTAARRQASELYGPEYVPQSPRVYTSKAANAQEAHEAIRPAGDSFRTPAQVAKQLSGDEFRLYELIWKRTVASQMGDAKGSTATIRLGAVASDGRDAEFSASGTVITFPGFLAAYEEGKDESRGDDDSDEARRLPNVTKGDALTASDIIAVGHETSPPPRYTEASLTAELEKKGIGRPSTYASTISTIQDRGYVRKQGSALVPSWIAFSVVRLLEQHFTDYVDYEFTADMEGDLDKIANGQAVGAAWLKHFYYGEDADPGLLSIVNNLGEIDAREINSVPIADGITLRVGKFGPYLESSLPTVDPKTGEVVESARANVPEDLAPDELTAAKAVELMETAAPEERVLGADPHTGHTVVAKNGRYGAYVTEIIPEMTEEQLANQPVEYYKNGKPKPPKKPVKAKPRTGSLFKSMTVDSVTLDEAMQLMSLPRVLGEDTEGNVITVQNGRFGPYLKKGTDSRSIGSEEEIFTITLEQALEIYSQPKQRGARAAVPPLAEFGPDPVSEKNIVVKEGRFGPYITDGITNITVPRDTSLEELTRERAVELLAEKRAKGPVKRTTTRKAPAKKAAAKK, from the coding sequence GTGCCAAGCAAGGCCAAAACCGGCAAGAAACTCGTGATCGTGGAGTCTCCGGCCAAGAGCAAGACCATCGCCAAGTATCTGGGCGAGGGCTTCATCGTTGAGGCCTCCATTGGTCACATCCGCGACCTGCCGCAGCCGTCCGAGCTCCCCGCGGACCTGAAGAAAACCTCCCTGGGCAAGTTCGCCGTCGACGTCGAAAACGACTTCAAGCCCTACTACGTGGTCTCCCCGGACAAGAAGAAAAAGGTGGCCGAGCTCAAGGCCCAGCTCAAAGACGCCGACGCGCTCTATCTCGCAACCGATGGGGACCGCGAGGGCGAAGCCATCGCGTGGCACCTCCTGGAGGTCCTGAAGCCCAAGGTCCCCGTGTACCGGATGACCTTCGGCGAAATCACCAAGGAAGCCATCCACCGTGCCATGGACAACCTCCGCGACGTCGACGCCGCCCTGGTTGACGCGCAGGAAACCCGCCGCATCCTGGACCGCCTCTACGGCTATGAGATCTCCCCGGTGCTGTGGCGCAAGGTGGCGCGCGGACTGTCCGCCGGCCGCGTGCAGTCCGTGGTCACCCGCATGGTGGTGGACCGCGAACGGGAACGCATGGCATTCAAGGCCGCGTCCTACTGGGACCTGACCGGGCAGTTCGGTGCCGACGCCGGTTCCTTCAAAGCGAAGCTCGCCGCCGTTGACGGCGCCAAGGTGGCCACCGGCCGGGACTTTAACGACGACGGCGAACTCACCTCGCGCAATGTTGCGCACCTCAACGAGGAACTCGCCACCTCGCTGGCCGCCGCCCTGCAGGACGCCGACTTCCGAGTCCGCTCGCTGGACACCAAACCGTACACGCGCCGCCCCGCTGCGCCCTTCACCACCTCCACGCTGCAGCAGGAGGCCGGCCGCAAGCTGCGGTTCTCATCCAAGAGCACCATGCAGGTCGCCCAGCGGCTGTACGAGAACGGCTACATCACCTATATGCGTACGGATTCCTCGGCGCTGAGCGACGAGGCCGTCACGGCCGCGCGCCGCCAGGCTTCCGAGCTGTACGGCCCCGAATACGTGCCGCAGTCGCCGCGCGTCTACACCAGCAAGGCCGCAAACGCGCAGGAGGCCCACGAGGCCATCCGCCCCGCCGGTGACTCCTTCCGCACCCCGGCACAGGTCGCCAAGCAGCTCAGCGGCGACGAATTCCGCCTGTATGAGCTGATCTGGAAGCGCACCGTCGCCTCCCAGATGGGCGACGCCAAGGGCTCCACCGCAACCATCCGGCTGGGCGCTGTAGCCTCGGACGGCCGCGACGCCGAGTTCTCGGCCTCCGGTACGGTCATCACGTTCCCCGGCTTCCTGGCCGCCTATGAGGAAGGTAAGGACGAAAGTCGCGGCGACGACGACTCCGACGAGGCCCGCCGCCTGCCGAACGTCACGAAGGGTGACGCGCTGACCGCCTCCGACATTATCGCCGTCGGCCACGAGACCTCGCCGCCGCCGCGCTACACGGAAGCTTCCCTGACCGCCGAGCTGGAAAAGAAGGGCATCGGACGCCCGTCCACCTATGCCTCCACGATCTCCACCATCCAGGACCGCGGCTACGTGCGGAAGCAAGGCTCTGCCCTGGTGCCTAGCTGGATCGCCTTCTCCGTGGTGCGGCTCCTCGAACAGCACTTCACGGACTATGTGGACTACGAGTTCACGGCCGACATGGAGGGCGACCTGGACAAGATCGCCAACGGCCAGGCTGTGGGTGCCGCCTGGCTCAAGCACTTCTACTACGGCGAAGACGCCGATCCCGGCCTGCTGAGCATCGTGAACAACCTGGGCGAGATCGACGCCCGGGAGATCAACTCCGTGCCCATCGCGGACGGCATCACGCTGCGCGTCGGCAAGTTCGGCCCCTACCTGGAGAGCTCCCTGCCGACGGTGGATCCCAAGACCGGCGAAGTGGTGGAATCCGCCCGGGCCAACGTGCCGGAAGACCTCGCCCCGGATGAGCTCACTGCCGCCAAGGCAGTGGAGCTCATGGAAACGGCCGCTCCTGAGGAACGGGTCCTGGGTGCCGATCCCCACACCGGCCACACGGTTGTTGCCAAGAACGGCCGGTACGGCGCCTACGTCACCGAGATCATCCCGGAGATGACCGAGGAACAGCTGGCCAACCAGCCCGTGGAGTACTACAAGAATGGCAAGCCCAAGCCGCCGAAGAAGCCCGTCAAGGCCAAGCCGCGCACGGGTTCGCTGTTCAAGTCCATGACTGTCGACTCTGTCACCCTGGACGAGGCCATGCAGCTCATGAGCCTTCCCCGGGTGCTCGGCGAGGACACCGAGGGCAACGTGATCACGGTGCAGAACGGCCGCTTCGGCCCGTACCTGAAGAAGGGCACGGACTCCCGGTCCATCGGCTCCGAAGAGGAAATCTTCACTATCACGCTGGAACAGGCCCTGGAGATCTACTCCCAGCCCAAGCAGCGCGGAGCCCGCGCGGCCGTGCCACCGCTCGCCGAGTTCGGCCCGGACCCGGTGTCGGAGAAGAACATCGTGGTGAAGGAGGGCCGCTTCGGTCCGTACATCACCGACGGCATCACCAACATCACCGTGCCCCGCGACACGTCGCTGGAGGAACTGACCCGGGAACGCGCCGTCGAACTCCTCGCCGAAAAGCGGGCCAAGGGCCCGGTCAAGCGCACCACCACGCGCAAGGCCCCGGCGAAAAAGGCGGCAGCGAAGAAGTAG
- a CDS encoding TrkH family potassium uptake protein, producing the protein MTQSQSRSKSPASWQPAPPEREGLWIFTGIRDFIDDIANTSPARLALSAFVVVIVLFTALLSLPASSATGDFTPLHQSLFTAVSAVCVTGLTVVSTAVHWSFFGQLIILVGIFVGGLGTLTLASLLALMVSKKLGVRGKLIAQEAMNNAGRLGEVGTLLRIVITTSVVIEAALAIALIPRFMVLGEPFWQSVWHGVFYSISSFNNAGFTPHSDGIVPYETDLWILIPLMLGVFLGSLGFPVVMVLQQNGLNWKKWNLHTKLTIQVSFILLAAGTVLWALMEWDNIRTIGGMDLGDKITHSLFASVMTRSGGFNLVDQNQMESTTMLLTDALMFAGGGSASTAGGIKVTTIAVMFLAIIAEARGDADVKVYGRTIPEGTMRVAISVIVAGATLVSASAFLLLHISGASLDRVLFETISAFATVGLSTNLSAELPPEGVYVLSALMFAGRVGTVTLAAALALRQRSQLYHYPEERPIIG; encoded by the coding sequence ATGACCCAAAGCCAGTCGAGGTCCAAAAGCCCGGCCAGCTGGCAACCCGCACCGCCGGAGCGTGAGGGCCTGTGGATATTCACGGGCATCCGTGACTTCATCGATGACATTGCCAACACATCGCCGGCCCGGCTTGCCCTGAGCGCCTTCGTGGTGGTCATCGTCCTCTTCACCGCCCTCCTGTCGCTGCCGGCCTCCTCGGCAACCGGTGACTTCACGCCGCTCCACCAGTCCCTCTTCACCGCCGTTTCGGCCGTCTGCGTCACGGGCCTGACCGTGGTGTCCACCGCCGTGCACTGGTCCTTCTTCGGCCAGCTGATCATTTTGGTCGGTATTTTCGTCGGCGGCCTCGGCACGCTGACGCTGGCCTCGCTGCTGGCCCTCATGGTGAGCAAGAAGCTGGGGGTCAGGGGCAAGCTCATCGCCCAGGAGGCCATGAACAACGCGGGCCGGCTGGGTGAGGTGGGTACGCTGCTGCGGATCGTCATCACCACCTCGGTGGTCATCGAGGCCGCCCTCGCGATCGCCCTGATCCCGCGCTTCATGGTCCTCGGCGAGCCTTTCTGGCAGTCCGTCTGGCACGGCGTCTTCTACTCGATCTCGTCCTTCAACAACGCCGGATTCACCCCGCATTCGGATGGCATCGTCCCCTACGAAACAGACCTCTGGATCCTCATCCCGCTCATGCTCGGCGTGTTCCTGGGCAGCCTGGGCTTCCCCGTAGTCATGGTGCTGCAGCAAAACGGGCTGAACTGGAAAAAGTGGAACCTGCACACGAAGCTCACCATCCAGGTCTCGTTCATCCTGCTCGCCGCCGGAACCGTCCTGTGGGCGCTCATGGAATGGGACAACATCCGGACCATAGGCGGCATGGACCTCGGCGACAAGATCACGCACTCGCTCTTCGCCTCCGTCATGACGCGCTCCGGCGGCTTCAACCTGGTGGACCAGAACCAGATGGAATCCACCACCATGCTGCTCACAGATGCCCTCATGTTCGCCGGCGGCGGCTCCGCCTCAACCGCCGGCGGCATCAAGGTCACCACCATCGCCGTCATGTTCCTGGCCATCATCGCCGAAGCCCGCGGCGACGCCGACGTCAAGGTCTATGGCCGCACCATCCCGGAGGGCACCATGCGCGTGGCCATCTCGGTGATCGTCGCCGGTGCCACGCTGGTGTCCGCGTCCGCATTCCTGCTGCTGCACATCAGCGGCGCTTCCCTGGACCGGGTGCTTTTCGAAACCATTTCAGCCTTCGCCACCGTAGGCCTCAGCACAAACCTCAGCGCCGAACTCCCGCCGGAGGGCGTATACGTGCTGTCGGCCCTGATGTTCGCCGGCCGCGTCGGCACGGTCACGCTTGCCGCTGCCCTGGCCCTGCGCCAGCGCAGCCAGCTGTACCACTACCCCGAAGAGAGGCCCATCATTGGCTAA
- the proC gene encoding pyrroline-5-carboxylate reductase: MSNRIAFLGCGSMNEAILGGLLDSGTDPMEIVATVRRAERAAELAERHAGITAIAGSEEPDNNKQAAKGAGVVILGVKPVGIAELAREVSGSLSPDAIVISVAAAVSIAQLEAALPPGQPVIRTMPNTPAKLGRGVVSVSAGTNCSPAQLQLAKDILGAVGTVVEIPEEQVDALGAISGSGPAYAFYLAEAMAAAGVELGLDEELALLLARETVAGAGLMLAEPGAEPSALRKAVTSPNGTTERAIATFDDRGMPAIIAAGARAAADRAAEITKQLG; this comes from the coding sequence ATGAGCAACCGAATCGCATTCCTTGGCTGTGGATCAATGAACGAGGCCATTCTGGGTGGCCTGCTGGACAGCGGCACGGATCCCATGGAGATCGTGGCCACCGTCCGCCGCGCGGAGCGGGCAGCGGAGCTGGCCGAACGGCACGCGGGCATCACGGCCATCGCCGGCAGCGAAGAGCCCGACAACAACAAGCAGGCGGCGAAGGGGGCCGGCGTCGTGATTCTCGGCGTGAAGCCTGTGGGCATCGCCGAGCTGGCCCGGGAAGTCAGCGGCTCGCTTTCTCCCGATGCGATCGTCATCAGCGTTGCGGCGGCCGTCTCCATCGCCCAGCTCGAAGCTGCCCTGCCGCCGGGCCAGCCCGTGATCAGGACGATGCCCAACACCCCGGCGAAGCTGGGCCGCGGCGTGGTCTCGGTCTCCGCCGGCACCAACTGCTCGCCTGCGCAGCTCCAGCTGGCGAAAGACATTCTCGGCGCGGTGGGGACCGTCGTCGAAATCCCCGAGGAGCAGGTGGATGCACTGGGCGCCATCAGCGGATCCGGTCCGGCCTACGCGTTCTACCTGGCCGAGGCCATGGCCGCCGCCGGCGTCGAACTCGGTCTCGACGAGGAGCTGGCGCTCCTGCTGGCACGCGAAACCGTGGCCGGAGCCGGCCTCATGCTCGCGGAACCCGGTGCCGAACCCTCCGCCCTGCGCAAAGCCGTAACCAGCCCCAATGGCACCACGGAGCGCGCCATCGCCACGTTCGATGACCGCGGCATGCCGGCGATCATCGCCGCGGGGGCACGCGCCGCGGCCGACCGCGCCGCCGAGATCACCAAACAGCTCGGCTAG
- the trhO gene encoding oxygen-dependent tRNA uridine(34) hydroxylase TrhO — protein sequence MALNRIVLFYGFTPIADPDAVRLWQRALCEKLGLTGRILISKDGINATVGGEIGAVKQYVKTTREYRGFHGIDVKWSSGGAEDFPRLSVKVRDEIVSFGAPGELKVDDNGVVGGGTHLLPEELHELVDSRKASGQDIVFFDGRNAFEAQIGKFKDAVVPDVATTHDFITELDSGKYDHLKDQPVVTYCTGGIRCEVLSSLMVNRGFKEVYQLDGGIVRYGEKFKDQGLWEGSLYVFDKRMHLEFSEDAKTIGECVRCQTPTSKFENCSNLSCRTLTLYCAGCAANPETLRCPDGCAA from the coding sequence GTGGCTTTGAACCGAATCGTACTTTTTTACGGCTTTACTCCCATCGCAGACCCGGACGCTGTTCGGCTCTGGCAGCGTGCCCTGTGCGAAAAGCTCGGCCTGACCGGACGGATCCTTATCTCCAAGGACGGCATCAACGCCACCGTCGGTGGCGAGATCGGGGCCGTCAAGCAGTACGTGAAAACCACCCGTGAATACAGGGGCTTCCACGGCATTGACGTCAAGTGGTCCAGCGGCGGTGCGGAGGACTTCCCCCGCCTGAGCGTCAAGGTCCGCGACGAGATCGTCTCGTTCGGTGCGCCCGGCGAACTGAAGGTGGACGATAACGGCGTCGTGGGAGGCGGGACGCATCTGTTGCCCGAGGAACTCCACGAACTCGTCGACTCGAGGAAGGCCAGCGGCCAGGACATCGTGTTCTTTGACGGCCGCAACGCCTTTGAAGCACAGATCGGCAAGTTCAAGGACGCCGTTGTCCCTGACGTCGCCACCACCCACGACTTCATCACCGAGCTCGACTCCGGCAAGTACGACCACCTCAAGGATCAGCCCGTCGTCACGTACTGCACCGGAGGCATTCGTTGCGAGGTGCTGTCCAGCCTCATGGTGAACCGCGGCTTCAAAGAGGTGTACCAGCTGGACGGCGGCATTGTGCGCTACGGCGAAAAGTTCAAGGACCAGGGCCTCTGGGAGGGCTCCCTGTACGTCTTCGACAAGCGCATGCACCTCGAGTTCAGCGAAGATGCCAAGACCATCGGCGAGTGCGTCCGGTGCCAGACGCCCACGAGCAAGTTCGAGAACTGCTCGAACCTGAGCTGCCGCACGCTCACCCTGTACTGCGCCGGGTGCGCGGCCAACCCCGAGACGCTGCGCTGCCCGGACGGCTGCGCCGCCTGA
- a CDS encoding potassium channel family protein, whose protein sequence is MANPSGAPNRPAHNAPVLVIGLGRFGASTAEQLVKQGREVLAIERDRSLVQKWSPVLTHVVEADATNIDALRQLGAQEFSSAVVGVGTSIESSVLITVNLVDLGIEHLWVKAITPSHGKILTRIGANHVIYPEADAGVRAAHLVSGRMLDFIEFDDDFAIVKMYPPRETVGFTLDESKVRSKYGVTIVGVKSPGEDFTYARPETKVSARDMLIVSGHVDLLERFAARP, encoded by the coding sequence TTGGCTAATCCGTCAGGCGCCCCCAACCGCCCCGCCCACAACGCGCCGGTCCTGGTGATCGGGCTGGGCCGCTTCGGTGCCTCCACTGCCGAGCAGCTGGTGAAGCAGGGCCGCGAGGTGCTGGCCATCGAACGCGACAGGTCCCTGGTCCAGAAATGGTCGCCCGTACTGACCCACGTGGTGGAGGCCGACGCCACCAACATCGACGCGTTGCGCCAGCTGGGCGCCCAGGAGTTCAGCTCGGCCGTGGTGGGCGTGGGCACGTCCATAGAGTCCTCGGTGCTCATCACCGTGAACCTGGTGGACCTCGGCATCGAGCACTTGTGGGTCAAGGCGATCACGCCGTCACACGGCAAGATCCTCACCCGCATCGGCGCCAACCACGTCATCTACCCCGAGGCCGACGCCGGCGTCCGCGCCGCGCACCTGGTCTCCGGGCGCATGCTGGACTTCATCGAGTTCGACGACGACTTTGCGATCGTGAAGATGTATCCCCCGCGTGAAACTGTCGGTTTCACGCTGGACGAGTCCAAGGTCCGGTCCAAGTACGGCGTGACGATCGTGGGCGTGAAGTCCCCGGGCGAAGACTTCACCTACGCCCGCCCCGAGACCAAGGTATCCGCCCGCGACATGCTGATCGTGTCCGGCCACGTGGACCTGCTGGAGCGGTTCGCCGCCCGGCCGTAA